The Limanda limanda chromosome 21, fLimLim1.1, whole genome shotgun sequence genome contains the following window.
CACCATAATAAACAGTGAGAGACATTTGCCTTGTCTGCAGATATTCAGATTCCAGTCTCAAGCTTGCGATCTTCATTAAAAAGGTGTCGCACGTTTGTTAGATTGAGCCTCATACTGAGCCCCGATACTAAGATGCAACCAAAACCCTCCCGCATTTCCCTCGGatgttaataacaataataataatgatgacaaCTGTGCACGGTGCATGTTATGTATGTCCAGAGGTATGAAAGGAACATTTCTGTGCTGATTAGGTGAGTCACCATCACGCTTACacattgcagcagcagcagcagcagcagcagcagcagcagcgttaaAGGAGATTTTTGTGCCGCGGCTGAGATGCAGGACCCCTTGCACGCCGCTCACAAGGAGGTATCGAATATGCTCTTTGAAATCTGACGACAGAGCCTCCAAATGTAGCACATCAAGGGAGCGGCCATATGTTGTGTCTTTAGCCttcatttatattctatttgGGTCTCAGCGGGGCTACAGTGGGACCCTGCCCACCGGATCTGCTGGTTGGGTCGCAGCGCATTTACATTTTACTGTGGATTCGAACGAGATCCACAATCCAAAAACAGCGAGGTGAGGAAAGTACGCGGCTGCAGTCTGGACAAACTGTGTTATCCATTTACATTGTAACAGGCGCATTTCAAAAGATGACTTAGATGTTTATCATTAATCTGGATCAACGTGCTGTGCGTTGATACAGAAGATGTTCCTTTCATGGATTAACCTCAGCGACAACATAATCTGTGTGGGATTTCTCTGATATCATCACTCACACCATTAACATAATTATTACCATTTCtggagtgttttcttttctcccaaTAAGTGTGAACTTGATAAGCAAAAACCATCACGCAAAACagctcatatatatatagagggAGAGAGCCAATACACCTCTGAGGGAGGGGGGTGCAAATTAAAGAAGAACcaaaggaacaaaaacacagcagaatCACGTACACAGCTGCATTACAGTCAAAACGAGTGTCGATGTGATTTTGCTGATACTGTCTCAGGTacatttatctcaaaataactggTGTTGTCCAGTTTGTGCTCAATTGCAACAAACATTTTGGGCTCCTGCTTGATAAATACAGTCTGTCATCCCAGAGAAAGGTGATTTATTcaatggatttcttttttttttacctcacaTTTCAAAAGCATGTGTTAAAGAATCGCCATGGAGAAGCACATCGAGGGCTAACTTCAGACAAAAGCACCTTCAGTAGGAATAACATCATCTAGTTCGTTCAAAAACACTAATTTAGCAAAACCAGTAGCGTCTGTAGAGCAACTACAGGAGAGTGACTAAAAGCCTGTCTGGACATGTTAGTAGAGCAGGTGGCACCTATCATTACCAGGCTGACTAATGGCTAAACCACAAACCATACATTCAATCCAGGTTTAGTACAGAGGGCTGCATAACGTCTCACTCTTTACTCATATGGTCGCCACATTGACCCGCCACAACCCAATATatgattgatttatttcacaCGTAATGATACATGGCTAGACAACTGTACACAGTATATCAAactaacaaaaataaagaaatacatagTTTAAACGCAAGAAGCGTAAATGGCATTTAACATATGAAAGTTACACTGTAAAAATGTGGATCTTACAATTGTCATACAACcagacattattattattaatatactgtacatttccATTCATTCCAATCATCCAAAGATGGATGTTTTAATCCCTTCTTCTTCAATGCTGCTCTAGATAGATGTCTGATCATCCCTATGACAGCATTTTATGGCATGATTATGGTAACCATGAGCAAGGAGGTCATATCAAATTCCTGTCTAAAAGCAAATATCTGGCTACTGATCTGATTTTAAATAACACATtgtcaacacttttattttacccATACAGATCTTTGCATCGAGTTACCTTTCCATGTTTTGTGGAACATAATTTTACCATTATTTGATGCTGGCATTTAAGTATCAGAATCGTCAAATTCAAATACTAAGTAGCTGGCTTTTACAAAATACATAATACACTCTTAGAACACAAAAGTTTGTAATGATTATTACTGAAGCAACAGACAAAAGTTTGTCAAACAGAGATCTGCATTTACTGTTCTACAACCTAAATGGACTTTATGTCACAAAGCCAATTCAAAGATTCACAATGAGTGTTGCAATTGAGCCCTTATGTTTCTGAGAAGTAGCCAAACTTAAAACATGTATCATAACCAACCGTCACTATCGCCACCCCTGATTattcacaaagaaacaaactataCCAGCTTATACATCCACCCCAAAATATCTCTGCATCGGAGTCTGCAATGatacatatttaaatgaaaatatatttatataatttgtgGATTTTTCACAGTAGTTTGTACTGCACTGTACCTTTTTGTCCATCTATTTATGCCTACATAATTTTCACCGTGAGGGAGTCTATTGAGTCACTTGAGAGAGAGTGTGGCTTGCGTTTTGTGTGGAAGAAAAATGTCTCttcgaactttttttttgtctgtaatATCTCCGATCTTCAGTGTGGTAAGTGCTGTGCATGTCTTTCATCTCTGCTGGCCAACAACGAATACGGGACTGATTACTCAGAAAGGCTAGTTTTTCCCTACGAGAACACAGCTTGTAGAAACTGcaaaaaacatttgctttggCACAGATTTACATTGTAGAATGTCCATTCCTTGATCTCCATGGCCATGATCGTTACTACAAACACAAGTGGCCCATTGTGGAAATCCTTGGCTTGTACACTGTCACGAATAagtctatgtgtttgtgtattgccGTGTCAGTCTATCCTCTTTCCTGGTGTAACGTCGATGCACTCTTAGTGTCTAATCATTCCGTGCATAAACTCGACATCAATCCCCTTTCCGTCTTCGACTcttgctcactctctctctatactccttgctcttgttttttttagatctgAGTCTCTTGAACATTTTCCTTTGAGTTGCCTTTGAAGAGAAGAGGCTCCATTTGAGGATTCTGGTTTTGGCCCATGAAACCCTTGATTGATCCATGTAAGCCCATAGTAGGCATGGGGAGAGACATCGGCAGAGGTGGGGACATAGAATTGGGATTGGTGCCGTTGCCTGATGAGGAGAGCATATTAGATGAAGAGATTGGGACTGAGGTACAGGAGATGGGGATATCGTGGCCTTGCAGGTTCTTGCTACTCATGATCCCTCCTGGTCCGATCCCTTCACCGCCAATACTAAGACCCATCACGTTGTTGTTGAAATGATGGGTCTTGTAGTAATGGTTGAGAGTATCTGAACGGCCAATGTTGGGAAGGTTGACTATTTCTGGATGATGTCTCCTCAGGGTTCCTTCTCCACCCATGCCAGAATTCATCGTTGAGCCACCTGAGATTCCACTTCCTGCCCCAGCTCCAATCTCATCTTCCACGTTGACAATTTCGATGGCTCTAGCCGGGCCGTGGTGCTTATGTAGCTGGTGCTGCTTCCGGAGTTTATAGAAGACCACTAACATTACAGCTGCCATAAAAGTGATGGCCACGAAGCAACCAATGATGATTTTAGTTGTTTTCATTACATCATCCAGGCCTGGAATGTTAGTTACATCCATTATCGACATTGTCGGTGAGTTTTCCGTACCTCTGTTAGCTCGTGGGGACAGTGAGGAAATAGAAGAAGGTGAGGGAGTTATAGGGATGCCAGGTCTCCCTCTTTGAACAGTAGGATTTGAGAATTCTATGAAGGTCTCATTAATATACTGTCTCGCCgagttttcctcctctcctcttacTGTCTCTACTGTTTCCACAGTGACAGTGGTGAAATAACTGTAGCTGTCCCTGGGAtctgacacagacacattgagCACAGCGGTTGCAGTGGTGTTTCCAGCGGAGTTGGTTACCATGCAAGTGTACTGCCCGGTGTCTTGCACGGTCACGTTTGTGAAGTTCAGCGTTCCGTCATGAAGCACTGAGATCCGAACTCGGTACGATCCATGGGTCATCAGAGTGCCATTCGGAGTGAACCAGTTCACAGAGGTCATCGATGTTCCAGTACGACATTTCAGCTCGGCAGCCATGCCCTCTGTGACATTGAGGTCAGTGGGTGGCTCAACGATCACTGGGGCATAGCAGGTGAAGTGGCTCTGGTCTAGTTCCCCGATGTATTTGCCCTTTAGACCTGGAGGCGCATGGCAGCGAGCACAACATGTGGTGTTGCTGGGAACTGTTTCTTTCAGCCACCAGCTGAGCCAAAGAACATCACAGTTGCACACCCAAGGGTTGTGGTTGAGATGTACCCTTTCCAGCTGGTGAAGAGGGGTGAAGAGGTCATGGGGCAGGGAATGCAGGGAATTGTGGGAGAGGTTGAGCTCCTCCAGATTTTTGAGGTCATCAAAAGCATTGCGTTCAATCACTGACACTCTGGAGTGCATTAGCCACAGCTTGCGAAGGGATGCTAGGCCTTGGAAGGATCCAGGCCGAACTATACCCAGCTGGTTTCCAGACAGCTCCAATTCCTCTAGTCGTAATAGTGGGGTGAGGTTAGGTATGTCCTTCAAGCCACACATGCCAAGATTCAAGAAGCGCAAATTTACTAAACCTTCAAAGGCAGCCTCTGAGATGAAATCCAGCTTCCTGAGTTCCCCGAGATCGAGACGGCGCAAAGAGGGAACACGATGAAAGGCAAATGCCGGCAGCGTCTCGATGGGGTTGTTTCGTAGCCATAATTCCCTTAGCTTGCTGAGGTACTCAAAGGCTTGTGACGGTACAACTGTGAGACGGTTGTCAAAAAGCTCCAGCGTGTTGAGGTTGGGGAGGCCATTGAAAGCTCCCACCTCAATCTGTCGGATGTGGTTCTTGGAGAGCTGGAGGATTTCCAAATGCCGCAGGTGCTTAAAAGTGTCAGACTTGATCACCTGGtgtggaaacaaaaacatgaaggcAAGTTGTAGCAACATCAGAATTACTGCTGTCAACTTCAATTTACTACAGTGTGAAAGTGTTGGTGGCTCGTAGATGAGGCCATATTTACCTGAATGGTGTTTTCTTGTAGATTGAGGTATCTTGTGTTCTCTGAAATACTCTCCGGGACTTGATCTAAAGTCTTCCTTGTACAGATGACACGGCTCGCCTGATTGGAGCAGGTGCACAGGGAAGGGCAGGGGGGCGCCGCCTCTGCAAGTTGAGGTCCATGGTTGTGAAACCACAACAAAAGCTGGACCAACCAGAGGAGGGGGGAAGGGGCACAGGGGCTGGTCACCGTGACAACACGCATGGCAACTGAGTCATGACCCACCCCTACTGCAATAATGTTAAATCACCTCTAAATGAGGGATTTTAAGTGCTTATCTTAATGTCCATATTTTATCCTCTTGTTCTGTTATTTCCTCCTTTAGACTGTCACAGAACAAGGTgtgattttaaatcaaagaaTATCTATTATTCACAGACTCTTATTTCACTTTGCTCAACATGTCATTTCAGGGAACCCTGATTTGTTTTTTCGATTCCCATGACAATCTTTTGCAGATGAATCGAATtctggaggtgggggtggggttgcTCCCGAATGTGTTGTCTTTGTGGAGGCTGGTTCGTCTCACTgtagggaaagagagaaaagcagaagtAGGAAAGAGGTCAAGCAAGTGCACTGTGCAAGATATTAGCCTCATCACACAGAATTTATATCTCAAAAATATGAAACTGTCCTGTCACCAGAATGCACGATAAGAGCGGAGTCTGGCTTTCGATTCCAAAGAGGTGAATCTAGAATTGTGACCTGTAGACTAACTGGTGAGTCAGCTGCCATTTTCTTTATAGGTTGAACTCAACATCTGGGTCATGGCGTGTCTGAAATGGCCACAAAATTTGAACAAGCTCAAGCTGGGTCACGAGTGCGGCAGTCTAACGATTAGGATGACGTTCTCATCTCATTGTCCACTTTATGATACTGGCCTTTGTCAAGTCAGATACACACTGATAGAAGTAGAAAATTGCATTTAAAGGAATTTAAAGTTGCTGGATGCAATTACTGCTACCGGTGGGACTTATCTAGACCTAAGGTTAATGCAGAGTTTCATGCAATCCATCATGAGGCAGCAGCACAGCATTACAAATGAGATAACAAATGATGCCTGCATGGAGTAATTTAGCAATTAAGATATGAGGGAATGATTATTGACTCCTGAGATTTTACTGCAATGCCCATTCTGTGTACAACAAGTGACACACAATCAGACAACATCCCCTACTTGAAACTGGCGACACAAAGGCACCGACAACAACCAGATTGTGACCATGTTGCCAAAATACTGCCGCGGCTCTTTGAATACATTTCATGTATATCGTGTGTGACTCCGGTTGAGAGAGTGCCACACACTTCTCGAAAACAGAAATGGCTGCGAGCATCAGCAGACTCACTAAATTTAGAAATGCTTGGTTCTCGTTCCCTTATAATGATTCGACCGAGGAGAAAGTGTTCGTTGTTTCCTCAGGCTCGACACTAAGACTCGGCCAGTCACAACCCTGTGCCTTCTGTGGACCTCATACAAGAGGATCTTTGTTACCTTTCAGATTATGTGACCGCTGTGTTACCATTAttgattttatataaaaaaagattcaCTTCTCAAATATTTCCCTCTCTGataaacaggtttttttttttctttcaaagctTCCATGGCAGTTCTTAGCATCTCCACCCAGAAACACTGTTGCTGTGGCAACCTGCTCACTCACCATCTTGTGTTCTTACTGTCCAGTGCCCTATTCCACATTACTGTGCTTAGCTGATCCTGATGAACGTTTGCCGTGCAAAACCGGTCAGTAACACCTTTTAGGTCTAAATCAATGTATATTTGACACAACGTTTAATTAGGTGTGTTTCCTCATTAGCAGACAGCCTATGCAATAAATGGCCTTTTGCTCCAGAGACACTTGGAGAAAAAACTTGAATCTTGCAAATCCAGCTACGtataagaaaatgtatatttacataagCGCAGGGGAACCTGACGAAGCACACAGTCGAAACCTTGGCCTTCGCTATCGCAACACAGCGAACAAACCTGCCATGAATCTTAATATCCACAAGGTCTGAGGATTAGGTCAACATCCgtctttattaaaaacatagCTCCGAGAACTCTTAAAGCAGCTATTAAGAAAGGTCATAAGGGAGTATGTGCTAAAAATAGATGTTTTCAGATGCTCTGCACATGCCacagactctctctcactccgacacacacacacacacacacacacacacacttgggtgCAAATGCCACACAGAACTGACAAAACATCATCCATCTCCGCTTCGAAACCAAGTACAGATTTCTGAATACAAATCTCTAAACCTCCATGTTACAGTATGCAGCCCCTTTGCAACACTCCTCCTGATGCTGTTCTTTACACTCCTGATCCTTCCTCATGGAGTCTCTGTCTTGCTCGCTCATCCCCATACAGCAGGTAATTGTTGTTGTCAATTATTTGACGGAATTggtagaaaaagagaagaaaaaaagagagagaaaatgtctCCATGTCTGCCGCAGACGTCAGAATTGCATCTGATCCAGAATGGCGGCCTGGTAGTTTGAATGATTAGCTCGTCAGAAAATGATTCATGCAATCatcaaaacacaacatcatGAATATTCAGCACGGCCAAAGATCCGATCACATCACTGCTCTCCGGTcagaaaggttttttttcaaTACACCGGTAATGAAAATAGTGTAAGGGTGGTgctttgtcttttaaaataaCCGTGGTTCAATGTGAATGCAAGAATTCCACCTGCCTCTGCCACCATTTTTGAAATCTACAAAAGTAGATTTTAAGGCCAAAATGCTCAAATGCATTTCTTGCTTATAGCCTTTCTCTTAACATTGAAGGAACTGAGCCTTTTCTCACAGAGCAAGCGACGCTGAGGCGAGACGGTTTGACCATCTACGTGAACTACACCAGTTAAAATTGCATGAGGAGACATTGAATTCAGAAGCAGGGACGCCTGTTGCCTCGACCTGGCGTCAAGTTCTCCAgcacacgagagagagagagagagagagagcagcagcacatgtaCGCAGGAGACGGCCTTTATTTTGAGAAAATCACACCTTGACTCATCCGAGGGCCGGCTCCGTCGCCCGGCggcctccctcctcatcctcgctCCTGTGCTCCTTGGGGGCTTACGACACGGCCGAGTGGCGTATGTTTTCCAACCAATTGCACTCCGAggtattttttctctttcttgatCTTGGCCGTTTTTCCATGTCAAGAGCAGATTGCGACCGTGTAGATATTGATTATTCGATCAGGCCTGAGAGAGCGCTCAGTCGTGAAAAGACAAATTAGCTGCAAGCTGCTGACCAATTGCTACAAACCAATCACATCATCGTAAGCGCCTGATTGTATCAATGCCCCCCCCAACAGAGCCATTAAGGTTTATGAAGAGGCAGAGtcctgttgttttcattaaaacATCTATGATGGCCCGGGAGATGTCGCCTGTACATGCCTACGCAAAGGCCCCATTAGACCTCGTGTATTTACCGACGGTCTGGAGACGAACACAAAGCGActcaggtgcagcagcagcagcagcagcagggccggCACCATCTACTGTAACTATGACAACACCAGATTGATTCAGGACGTGGGAATCAGGGAAGGATGCTGGGACGCATTTCACCAGTTCCCAACAACCGGCATCGCTTATATTCAACCAAAAAAAACGATGAAATTGCCAAATACCCCAGCCCCCTTGCAAATGATGACAAGTATATTCTCTCAATCCTCCAACATatggatggacacacacacacacacacacacacataaaaaagaaagaaagataaattAGGACATAACGTGCATCTTTGTCATTTAACTGCGACCTCTTCTCATCATAtaacctccccccccctccccaccaccaccaccaccaccaccaacagcccccccacccccccagcatAATATCTCCTACAATTCAACAGAATGGCCTTATTCATCTATGCAGCTGCGCGCACTACGGCGCACCTTCTCGGGAGCGCAATTGAAATTCTGAATAGGCCTAATTCTGCACATGCTGCATTACAAAATGGCTTGCATCCATCCTCCGTCTTCTTCGGGGGTTAATGACAACACGACTGCATACCCCGACAATCATCCATATGGGCCGAGatatgacaaatgtgtggacGTGTAGGAAAACACTTACATAAggagccatgtttttttttttgtgtattttcttcttcttttttttttttaccatatgTTAGCAATGACCACCGCACTGACACCACTACATGTGAGCGTTTTCGTTACACCGCTATTAATGATTTACTGATTAGCATCCGTGCAATATGTCACGATCCGATCTCCATCATTGCAACGACCGATTTCCCACATCCATGCACGTCGGGGAACACATGCAATAAATACGCCGGCCATTTCACCCCCCCCTTTTTCTACCTGTACATCCGATATCCACACGTACCTCAATGTTGGCGGCGCGATGCTCGAtggcttctctcctctcctctcgtcctcctgctcctccgcgATCGTCcgctttttttctctctctccctctctctccttctccttcctccagcctcgctgtctgtctctccttttctcctcgtCCCCCCTAAATTGATTCGCTTGTCTCCGCGGCTGTGAGCTGCCTCTTGTTCTCGTGGACTAGATCCGCAGCGCCAACGCAACGCGGGGGGCTACAGTGATGGCAGGTTAAAGATGAAcacaatccacacacacacacacacacacactctcacagggacacacacacacacatgtgcgcacacacactccggCAACAAAAAGAAGGAATGAACACAGAGATGAGATTAAGGGTCgctggaggagaggatgttGGTATTATCACATGTAGGAGCGAGGTCCTGGACGAGTGCATCCGTGCGCCTTCTCAGCATCATTGGGGAGGAACGCAGGCAGCCCGCTGGGCAGAGCTTTTTGCGTCCAGCATAAGCGACTCCTTTTACGCACTTTCCGTATGTTTCAGCCAGAATCCCACTAAGGCAGCTTAGAAGAATAGATGGAGGACCAAGGACTCCTGgatataaaaacacacctcaAACCAGGCTGTCACCAGAtctacatataaataaatattctttctgttttcctcaaTTTCATCCTTGCATATGCTCCAGACATGTAATGTGGATTTATTAATATATGACTCAGCAGCACTTCACGATCATTGATCTGAGTCAGTGTGCTGCTCACGCTAAAGTGAGATATTAAGCTCTGCAGTGTGTTCGGCGTTTATCACCGTGTTATGGGGGACACCTGTTTAACCACAAAAGCCACCAAACATCTGCAGTGGGAAACATCTCCCGGCCCATTGAGCTTTAAAGAGTATGAGGCCCCTACTCCATAATGAATGCTCAGTGGCAATCGAGCAAACTAGTGACTTCTGTGTTCCTGCACGTGAGTGTTTATTTATCTGGTCCCCGGGGCGGATCTCGGAGCAGAAGTTAAAGTTGTGCCAGCCGCCCACATGTGACCTGCTGTCAGCATCCATGCCCTGCGACCCCTGTGAGGTTTGCACCTCGTAAAACCTCAAACCATTCCAGTCCTCTGctaatgtgcatgtgtggagtCATACAGATTGGATTCAATTAGTTGGACTGCAAAGAAAGTCGGCAAGTTATTAGCccataaaaacagatttaatcAGCAAAGAGATGccgatctctctctctgcatgcgTGGCCTGTGCGTATTGATCCTCGTCGGGTGTTTGTCCACACGTGTCAGGCGCCTCGGCTCCTCtgaaccatcatcatcacccccCCTGATGGAtatgtgcaggaggagagagaggcagcccTCTGTGACTCCGTGTCCTCTAGTTTGTGcgtaaaaataaatctgagtCCGTCTTAGCCCACAGTAAAGGTCAAAGGACAGAGCAGGCCAGCTCTGCTTCAGAAAGACCCCCAAGATATATACTctcccacctccctctccatctccctccctccttcctcaccctctccctcactcctcccctccctctccccgtGAATGCCGTAGTGAGCATTGTTCACGACCACTAGCTTTTGCTGAAAGCCGCACAGCAATGAGGTCTCTGTGCCTTttgcctctctcttcctctcccctccccctcctcagcctctctctctccctcgctctctctccaaaCCATCtacccctctctccttccctctctttctctctctatctctccccctCTATTAAATTTCCAGTCACACAGTGGTGCAGAGGATAttcctcctttccctccttctccctctcctcctcattcccTCTCACTCATGCCGAAATCTTAGCCCACATCCAGCCTCTCCGCTCGACCCTCGCTGCCTTTCACTGCCTTTTCGCcactctcatctcctctctccgtTCATCTTCGTTTTTTTTTGCCTTCCAACCCCCGCGCCATTTAAAAGAGATTCCACGCCACCCATGCCAAACCCACCCTTCCGCCTCTGCTCATcctccttccccctctctccactCTATGTCCTCACTGTGTCATTGCACATTGAATCTGATATTCCCCTTAtgcacgtatgtgtgtgtgtgtgtgtgtgtgtgtgtgtgtgtttgtgtgcacaccaGCACccttgagcgtgtgtgtgtgggagcgaTGGAgtgcagggagggagagggacatgCATTTGTGCACAGTAAATGAACAAACACTCATCGCTGTATTGCTTGTGTCATCAGTACAGGAAGGCTCTTGGAGTAGAAATACAGCGGAGCGAGCTAATCCAACTATCCAGAGGACGAGTGCATGGCATTTCCAATACAACCCAAGCCCCCTTAAACTCCTAATGCTGCGTTAGGAGCCACAGGGCAGGAGAAAGGGAGGGCAAGGAGGATTTGGCAGTAACATGCTAGTGCCAAGACATATGTGGCATGCTGATAGCAGTGGAGAGGTGCAGCTCACGCTCAGAAGAAGCATTTAGAGGGGGTGCTGATACACATCCATCACTTCCACGGTGTAGCTATGGGCCTCAGCGCTCTGGCACGGAGGAATCGTACACAGCTCACAGCGGAAGATTGACAATGTGATTCTTTTTGTAGCAGCAGTGCTGATATTAGACGTGGTCGAGCAGAATTAGTGATCTCTTTAATGGCCCCGAGTGGCCAATTGGGATTGTGAACAAAGGGACATTTCTGGTGGTTATTTTTAGGAATGAGACTGAAAAAGTTGGAATGGTGCTCGGGTGCCATCTGTGCAAAAGAATAAGAGAGATATAAGAGAGAGTTTCAAGTTATTCATGGTgacatccctgtgtgtgtgtgtgtgtgtgtgtgtgtgtgtgtgtttgtgtgtgtgtgtgtgcgtgtgtgtgtgtgtgtgtgtgtgtgtgtgtgtgtgtgtgtgtgtgtgtgtgtgtgtgtgtgtgtgagtgtgagtgtgagtgtgtgtgtctgtgtgtgtgcgcgcatgttagagagagggagagaaaatagAGAGAAAAATCCTAGTGTCACAGTATCTTAGCAACTGCCTCCATCTCCTTGGAGACAAGAACTGACATCATTTCCTGTCTGTGAGAACTCACTTTGGGTTTgtacacagtgtgtttgtttgtgtgtgtgtgtgtgtgtgtgtgtgtgtgtgtgtgtgtgtgcgcgcgagTGCGAGGGAATGTATGTGtacgtctgtttgtttgtgtgttggcgTGTGTCCACGTTCATATGCAGATGTGGTGCCTGCAGAATGTGCACTGATGCAGAGGGGATGTATTCTAGTGATTCACTCGGAGTGTGTTGAAGAACGTCAGTCAATCTGAAAGTCGAGagcaaaataaatgtaatttccaTTGAATAGAATTCAACTGACTGGCACCTGATTTTAAAATTGATTAATTGTTTGTATTTGACCtgttattttagaaaaaaggTTTTATATTAAGCTGTGAAATTATAATATAAA
Protein-coding sequences here:
- the lrrc4bb gene encoding leucine-rich repeat-containing protein 4B: MRVVTVTSPCAPSPLLWLVQLLLWFHNHGPQLAEAAPPCPSLCTCSNQASRVICTRKTLDQVPESISENTRYLNLQENTIQVIKSDTFKHLRHLEILQLSKNHIRQIEVGAFNGLPNLNTLELFDNRLTVVPSQAFEYLSKLRELWLRNNPIETLPAFAFHRVPSLRRLDLGELRKLDFISEAAFEGLVNLRFLNLGMCGLKDIPNLTPLLRLEELELSGNQLGIVRPGSFQGLASLRKLWLMHSRVSVIERNAFDDLKNLEELNLSHNSLHSLPHDLFTPLHQLERVHLNHNPWVCNCDVLWLSWWLKETVPSNTTCCARCHAPPGLKGKYIGELDQSHFTCYAPVIVEPPTDLNVTEGMAAELKCRTGTSMTSVNWFTPNGTLMTHGSYRVRISVLHDGTLNFTNVTVQDTGQYTCMVTNSAGNTTATAVLNVSVSDPRDSYSYFTTVTVETVETVRGEEENSARQYINETFIEFSNPTVQRGRPGIPITPSPSSISSLSPRANRGTENSPTMSIMDVTNIPGLDDVMKTTKIIIGCFVAITFMAAVMLVVFYKLRKQHQLHKHHGPARAIEIVNVEDEIGAGAGSGISGGSTMNSGMGGEGTLRRHHPEIVNLPNIGRSDTLNHYYKTHHFNNNVMGLSIGGEGIGPGGIMSSKNLQGHDIPISCTSVPISSSNMLSSSGNGTNPNSMSPPLPMSLPMPTMGLHGSIKGFMGQNQNPQMEPLLFKGNSKENVQETQI